From one Streptomyces sp. ICC1 genomic stretch:
- a CDS encoding DUF6193 family natural product biosynthesis protein, with product MTTRPDPAVLYPDVVARGSLAEALRAEAQGRLGTSPVTPEDCTPLIFADVASTVPHREPLEIRASWSERRWSIRGKERYEDATLFDGGTDDLAELVRAAQAWRDGASLTDIRRAAPFVHLTGRCEVPDGDPGRMVEAEWQFMRRQAAELEYDWQATYQALIEAAYAEPALRALYPFTSHWALRFSSITRPGLEIVGSSLCANGDGTYGLGRGFMTMDLGTFSTPQEAVALAVRHLPDGLGPVTRGV from the coding sequence ATGACCACTCGCCCTGACCCCGCTGTCCTCTACCCCGACGTCGTGGCCCGCGGCAGCCTCGCCGAGGCGCTGCGAGCCGAGGCACAGGGGCGGCTCGGCACTTCCCCCGTCACCCCCGAGGACTGCACTCCGTTGATCTTCGCGGACGTCGCCAGTACCGTTCCGCACCGCGAACCGCTGGAGATCCGGGCCTCGTGGAGCGAGCGGAGGTGGTCGATCCGCGGCAAGGAGCGGTACGAGGACGCGACCCTCTTCGACGGCGGGACGGATGACCTGGCCGAGCTCGTCAGGGCCGCCCAGGCGTGGCGCGACGGGGCATCCCTGACCGACATCCGCCGGGCAGCCCCCTTCGTACACCTGACCGGACGGTGCGAGGTGCCCGACGGCGATCCCGGGCGCATGGTCGAGGCGGAATGGCAGTTCATGCGCCGGCAGGCGGCGGAACTGGAGTACGACTGGCAGGCGACGTACCAGGCCCTGATCGAGGCGGCGTACGCCGAGCCGGCGCTGCGCGCCCTCTACCCGTTCACGAGCCACTGGGCGCTGCGCTTCTCGAGCATCACCCGGCCCGGCCTGGAAATCGTCGGATCGAGCCTGTGCGCGAACGGCGACGGCACGTACGGGCTGGGCCGGGGGTTCATGACGATGGACCTCGGCACGTTCTCCACACCACAGGAGGCAGTGGCGCTGGCCGTACGCCACCTGCCGGACGGCCTCGGCCCGGTCACGCGAGGGGTGTGA
- a CDS encoding peptide-N4-asparagine amidase translates to MRRHRTMGALGALALAAATLAAAGPAAAAEPGGPRATAAPAPAASPGTEPPPAEFGTDWHDPLTPAPPVARPATRSCQVTLAEAQFRDFTPYRGSYAPPAACGTAAGWAKVVLRLDGKVKGRQYDRLGHLSVGGVEVFRTSTPEPSPDGIAWSVEKDVTHYRDTLSGPQPVEMLIGNVVNDTYTGVIDVKVTLTFYAAEGRPGTATATGSDSGRTPDRVLPLTTPAVTPPRNTERLLAEVYATGSGGGCEEYWYMTVPDAAPYSCKAADGPYREVRISVDGRLAGIAAPFPTVWTGGWSNPFLWYVTPGPRAFDVQPIRYDLTPYAALLNDGRPHRVEVSVAGVPAGQSGWSTPTNLLLWQDTAREVVTGALTREEQSDPANSSRWTRAAPGAEHRLDTEGGHRLTVAGYLNTSHGRVTTTVTRTVRNTSVHRWTEGEDRDALTATWTDEERVTRGATTVRTDRTYTMDGETTLGADDRLRTVISLGDRADTVTLRGGREVDRSRLEDRYTGDASYTVNVPREQRHAVATTSARYRLYGTGAPGGCHDRTVATVQGTITQDRRRC, encoded by the coding sequence ATGAGACGACACAGGACCATGGGCGCGCTCGGCGCGCTGGCCCTCGCGGCGGCCACCCTCGCCGCCGCGGGTCCCGCGGCCGCGGCCGAACCCGGCGGCCCGCGCGCGACGGCCGCCCCCGCACCGGCGGCATCACCGGGCACGGAGCCGCCGCCCGCCGAGTTCGGAACGGACTGGCACGACCCCCTCACCCCCGCCCCGCCCGTGGCCCGACCCGCGACCCGGTCCTGCCAGGTGACCCTCGCCGAAGCGCAGTTCCGCGATTTCACCCCGTACCGGGGCAGCTACGCACCACCCGCCGCCTGCGGAACGGCCGCCGGCTGGGCGAAGGTGGTGCTGCGCCTCGACGGCAAGGTCAAGGGCCGCCAGTACGACCGCCTCGGCCACCTCTCCGTCGGCGGCGTGGAGGTCTTCCGCACCTCCACGCCCGAGCCCTCGCCGGACGGCATCGCCTGGTCCGTCGAGAAGGACGTCACCCACTACCGCGACACCCTCAGCGGCCCGCAGCCCGTCGAGATGCTCATCGGCAACGTCGTCAACGACACCTACACCGGCGTCATCGACGTCAAGGTCACGCTGACCTTCTACGCGGCCGAGGGCCGACCCGGCACCGCCACCGCCACGGGCTCGGACTCCGGCCGCACACCCGACCGCGTCCTCCCGCTCACCACCCCGGCCGTCACCCCCCCCCGCAACACCGAGCGGCTCCTCGCCGAGGTCTACGCCACGGGCTCCGGCGGCGGCTGCGAGGAGTACTGGTACATGACCGTCCCGGACGCGGCCCCGTACTCCTGCAAGGCGGCCGACGGCCCCTACCGCGAGGTCCGGATCTCCGTCGACGGCCGCCTCGCCGGCATCGCCGCGCCCTTCCCCACCGTCTGGACCGGCGGCTGGTCCAACCCCTTCCTCTGGTACGTCACCCCCGGGCCCCGCGCCTTCGACGTCCAGCCGATCCGCTACGACCTCACCCCCTACGCCGCCCTCCTCAACGACGGCCGCCCGCACCGCGTCGAGGTCTCCGTCGCCGGAGTCCCGGCCGGGCAGAGCGGCTGGAGCACCCCGACCAATCTGCTGCTCTGGCAGGACACGGCCCGCGAGGTCGTGACCGGCGCGCTCACCCGCGAGGAGCAGAGCGATCCGGCCAACTCCTCGCGCTGGACACGCGCCGCACCCGGCGCCGAGCACCGCCTGGACACCGAGGGCGGCCACCGGCTGACCGTCGCCGGGTACCTGAACACCTCGCACGGCCGGGTCACCACCACCGTCACCCGCACCGTGCGCAACACCTCGGTCCACCGCTGGACCGAGGGCGAGGACCGCGACGCACTGACCGCCACCTGGACCGACGAGGAGCGCGTGACGCGCGGGGCGACCACCGTCCGCACCGACCGTACGTACACCATGGACGGCGAGACCACCCTCGGCGCGGACGACCGGCTGCGCACCGTCATCAGCCTCGGCGACCGCGCCGACACCGTCACCCTGCGCGGCGGCCGTGAGGTGGACCGGTCCCGCCTCGAAGACCGGTACACGGGTGACGCGAGCTACACCGTGAACGTCCCGCGCGAGCAGCGGCACGCGGTCGCCACCACCTCGGCCCGCTACCGGCTGTACGGGACGGGGGCGCCGGGCGGATGCCACGACCGCACGGTGGCCACCGTGCAGGGCACGATCACGCAGGACCGCCGCCGCTGTTGA
- a CDS encoding NAD(P)H-dependent oxidoreductase, whose translation MARSFLFLLGSARAEGNTELLARAAAEQLPGDTEQRWLDLSRLRLPDYQDVRHAGGTWPREESDEALLREATLAATDVVIASPLYWYSVSSYAKRYLDHWSKWLVTPDPGFKEKMAGRTLWGVTAMAHSEEVVAEPLVLTLHHSAAYMGMRFGGVLLGNGSRPGQVLADERAAARAKAFFAREAPLARFPYEEG comes from the coding sequence GTGGCCCGATCGTTCCTCTTCCTCCTCGGCAGCGCCCGAGCCGAGGGCAACACCGAGCTCCTGGCCCGTGCCGCGGCGGAGCAGCTGCCGGGCGACACCGAGCAGCGCTGGCTGGACCTCTCGCGGCTCCGGCTGCCCGACTACCAGGACGTGCGCCACGCGGGCGGGACGTGGCCGCGGGAGGAGAGCGACGAGGCGCTGCTGCGGGAGGCGACGCTCGCCGCCACCGACGTCGTGATCGCCTCACCGCTGTACTGGTATTCCGTGTCGTCCTACGCCAAGCGCTACCTCGACCACTGGTCGAAGTGGCTGGTCACCCCGGACCCGGGCTTCAAGGAGAAGATGGCCGGCCGCACCTTGTGGGGAGTGACGGCCATGGCGCACAGCGAGGAGGTCGTCGCCGAGCCGCTGGTCCTCACCCTGCACCACAGTGCGGCCTACATGGGCATGCGGTTCGGCGGCGTACTGCTCGGCAACGGCTCCCGGCCCGGCCAGGTGCTCGCCGACGAGCGGGCGGCCGCCCGGGCCAAGGCGTTCTTCGCCCGGGAGGCACCCCTCGCCCGGTTCCCTTACGAGGAGGGGTGA
- a CDS encoding fic family toxin-antitoxin system, toxin component, with the protein MELHIDVPWILRVAEVAGADDPAPDDYGVPVAAVARHRAELFEEPVYEGPYAKAAALVHTLGRCRWLERSNLAVAAATGVMYLGAAGIAVKPTRDDAIALKDLLLDPGCTAERISAVLRSWPTAAG; encoded by the coding sequence ATGGAACTGCACATCGACGTCCCCTGGATCCTGCGCGTCGCCGAAGTCGCGGGCGCAGACGACCCGGCTCCCGACGACTACGGAGTCCCCGTGGCGGCGGTCGCCCGCCACCGCGCCGAGCTCTTCGAAGAGCCGGTCTACGAGGGCCCCTACGCGAAGGCCGCCGCTTTGGTGCACACCTTGGGCCGCTGTCGCTGGCTCGAACGCTCCAACCTCGCCGTGGCCGCCGCGACCGGTGTCATGTACCTGGGCGCCGCCGGCATCGCGGTCAAACCCACCCGCGACGACGCCATCGCACTGAAGGACCTCCTCCTCGACCCGGGGTGCACCGCCGAGCGGATCTCCGCCGTGCTGCGTTCCTGGCCCACCGCCGCCGGCTGA
- a CDS encoding trypsin-like serine protease, protein MRRTSMRGPLVAAASAVLLMTGTAAAPAAPARDADQRAVAEALAFWTPERIAGATPVSGRGEPPEDTGRPRGERGVGRTAAHFAGVRTVGVLFGRGSSLRAHFCTASVVASPGKDLILTANHCTFTANTVFVPNYDRSKNLRSQPYGIWPVKNWFKYAANKGSGDVTATSDLDFAFGKVSGHARRKLQDVTGANTPARTPRFDNRVTVIGYPKIDRNPPDLAVRCATDTVRLAGYHQMRIDCAGMWGGVSGGPWFSSLDRKTGRGTIIGNVGGHWGGGPKVPGSHPMYHRITYSPVYSGYFFTLYEDAKAGRRSHEKDRYRQPRPPFGMGNGSTWKHARLMASGDYTGRGRGRRDLIVVWSDGEVTLYAGDGDNGFSGERRLKAANGTWKHAKTITGGDFTGGGLSDLLVVWSDGESSLYPDVGGAAGLGGEVRMAPAGSDWRYAEQIVGGAFGTAGAVTDVVVRWQDGEVTGHTRVGRGTFGGERRLMAPNALLKRGAAVMTAGDFSGNDNWDLTVRRSDGSLVQYQDTSPSGLGKAVRMRGPGRTWPHAAVMTAGDFNGNGHPDDLVVRWSDGETTLHADCDTALGSEHTLVPAAARKTWETRKTRNERSVR, encoded by the coding sequence GTGCGTCGTACGAGCATGCGTGGACCGCTGGTGGCCGCGGCCTCCGCCGTCCTGCTGATGACCGGGACTGCCGCCGCCCCGGCAGCTCCGGCGCGGGACGCGGACCAGCGGGCGGTGGCCGAGGCACTGGCCTTCTGGACGCCGGAGCGGATCGCCGGGGCGACTCCGGTGTCGGGCCGCGGCGAGCCGCCGGAAGACACCGGGCGGCCCCGTGGCGAACGCGGCGTGGGCCGGACCGCCGCCCATTTCGCGGGCGTCAGAACCGTGGGAGTGCTGTTCGGGCGGGGCTCCTCGCTGCGCGCCCACTTCTGTACGGCGAGCGTGGTCGCCAGCCCCGGGAAGGATCTGATCCTCACCGCTAACCACTGCACCTTCACCGCCAACACGGTGTTCGTGCCGAACTACGACCGGTCCAAGAACCTGCGGTCCCAGCCGTACGGGATCTGGCCGGTCAAGAACTGGTTCAAGTACGCGGCGAACAAGGGCAGCGGCGACGTGACGGCGACGTCGGACCTCGATTTCGCCTTCGGCAAGGTCTCGGGCCATGCGCGCAGGAAGCTCCAGGACGTGACGGGCGCGAACACGCCGGCCCGTACGCCGCGCTTCGACAACAGGGTCACCGTCATCGGCTACCCCAAGATCGACCGCAATCCGCCGGACCTGGCCGTGCGGTGCGCCACCGACACGGTACGGCTGGCCGGCTACCACCAGATGAGGATCGACTGCGCCGGAATGTGGGGCGGCGTCTCGGGCGGACCCTGGTTCTCCTCCCTGGACAGGAAGACCGGCCGGGGGACGATCATCGGCAACGTCGGCGGCCACTGGGGCGGCGGCCCCAAAGTGCCCGGCAGCCATCCGATGTACCACCGGATCACCTACAGCCCGGTGTACTCGGGCTACTTCTTCACCCTGTACGAGGACGCGAAGGCCGGCCGGCGCAGCCACGAGAAGGACCGATACCGGCAACCCCGCCCGCCCTTCGGCATGGGCAACGGCTCCACGTGGAAGCACGCGAGGCTGATGGCCTCGGGCGACTACACCGGGCGCGGACGGGGACGCCGCGATCTCATCGTCGTGTGGAGCGACGGGGAGGTCACCCTCTACGCCGGGGACGGCGACAACGGGTTCTCCGGCGAGCGGCGGCTCAAAGCGGCGAACGGCACCTGGAAGCACGCGAAGACCATCACGGGCGGCGACTTCACGGGCGGCGGCCTGTCCGACCTGCTGGTCGTCTGGTCGGACGGGGAATCGTCCCTGTACCCGGACGTGGGCGGGGCGGCCGGCCTCGGCGGGGAGGTCAGAATGGCCCCGGCGGGTTCGGACTGGAGGTACGCCGAGCAGATCGTGGGCGGCGCCTTCGGAACCGCGGGCGCCGTCACCGATGTGGTGGTCCGCTGGCAGGACGGGGAGGTCACCGGCCACACGCGGGTCGGCAGGGGAACCTTCGGCGGGGAGCGCCGCCTGATGGCCCCCAACGCCCTGCTCAAACGGGGCGCCGCCGTGATGACGGCCGGGGACTTCTCCGGGAACGACAACTGGGACCTGACGGTGCGCCGGTCGGACGGGAGCCTCGTCCAGTACCAGGACACCTCACCGTCCGGGCTGGGCAAGGCGGTGCGGATGCGGGGTCCCGGCCGCACCTGGCCGCACGCCGCGGTGATGACGGCCGGCGACTTCAACGGCAACGGCCACCCGGACGATCTCGTCGTGCGCTGGTCCGACGGCGAGACCACGCTCCACGCGGACTGCGACACCGCTCTCGGATCCGAGCACACCCTCGTACCGGCGGCCGCGCGGAAGACGTGGGAAACGCGGAAGACGCGAAACGAGCGATCCGTACGGTAG
- a CDS encoding glycosyltransferase: MRILFTGPAAAGHLFPMVPTAQALQAAGHEVLFAGSAPLDQLRQTGLPTVEIGDGATLIEAFRRVSDGRDPEFVTDDTSLEDILRQAAVGFAEHGRVTIDDLLAVATAWRPDVIVHDAFQPAAPLVSTALGIPAVVHNFGVMSGFAMVGMLADLLADEYRVREVEGPATRTVLDVVPASLGGDGTGWRVRYVPYNGGGTLPRDLVARGSRPRIIVTLGTVVPDFAGVSPVSRVIAEAASVDAEFLLAVGDTDLSPLGTLPANVRPLPWVPLAQLLDTADAIVHHGGSGTMLTAAARGVPQLILPQGADHFVNVGAATGLGFALRASGDTVDAALLDRLITDEDLRKAAAAAQTDITALPSPADLVASFEALR, translated from the coding sequence GTGCGCATCCTGTTCACCGGTCCCGCTGCGGCGGGCCACCTGTTCCCGATGGTGCCGACCGCCCAGGCGCTCCAGGCCGCCGGGCACGAGGTGCTGTTCGCCGGTTCGGCCCCGCTCGACCAGTTGCGGCAGACCGGCCTGCCCACCGTCGAGATAGGCGACGGCGCGACCCTGATCGAGGCCTTCCGGCGCGTCTCGGACGGCAGGGACCCGGAGTTCGTCACGGACGACACCAGCCTGGAGGACATCCTGCGGCAGGCAGCGGTCGGTTTCGCCGAACACGGCCGGGTCACCATCGACGACCTGCTCGCGGTCGCCACCGCCTGGCGGCCGGACGTGATCGTCCACGACGCGTTCCAGCCTGCCGCGCCGCTCGTCTCGACGGCACTCGGCATACCCGCCGTGGTGCACAACTTCGGCGTGATGTCCGGCTTCGCCATGGTCGGCATGCTCGCCGATCTCCTGGCGGACGAGTACCGGGTCCGCGAGGTCGAGGGTCCGGCCACCCGCACGGTCCTCGATGTCGTGCCCGCCTCCCTCGGCGGGGACGGCACCGGCTGGCGGGTCCGCTACGTGCCGTACAACGGCGGCGGCACCCTGCCCCGCGATCTCGTGGCCCGTGGCTCCCGGCCCCGGATCATCGTCACCCTCGGGACGGTGGTGCCCGATTTCGCGGGCGTCAGTCCGGTCAGCCGGGTGATCGCCGAAGCCGCCTCCGTCGACGCCGAGTTCCTCCTCGCCGTCGGCGACACCGACCTGAGCCCGCTCGGCACCCTTCCCGCCAACGTCCGCCCCCTGCCCTGGGTGCCGCTGGCCCAGCTGCTGGACACCGCCGACGCGATCGTGCACCACGGCGGCTCCGGCACCATGCTCACCGCGGCCGCCCGGGGCGTCCCCCAGCTGATCCTCCCGCAGGGCGCCGACCACTTCGTGAACGTCGGTGCCGCCACGGGCCTGGGCTTCGCCCTGCGCGCGAGCGGCGACACCGTGGACGCCGCACTGCTCGACCGCCTCATCACCGACGAGGACCTCCGCAAGGCCGCCGCCGCCGCGCAGACCGACATCACCGCGCTCCCCTCCCCCGCCGACCTCGTCGCCTCCTTCGAAGCCCTCAGGTAG
- a CDS encoding protealysin inhibitor emfourin, which yields MLITVSRSGGFAGVDKVRKIDTSVRRDAAEWEDLVRRVLPSVADGFHYRITVDDQVIDLDETVLTGDQRELIRAVLGEGA from the coding sequence ATGCTGATCACCGTCAGTCGCTCAGGGGGCTTCGCCGGCGTGGACAAGGTGCGGAAGATCGACACCTCCGTCCGGCGGGACGCCGCGGAATGGGAAGACCTCGTGCGGCGCGTCCTGCCGTCCGTGGCGGACGGCTTCCACTACCGGATCACGGTCGACGACCAGGTGATCGACCTCGACGAGACGGTCCTGACCGGTGATCAACGGGAGCTGATCCGAGCGGTCCTCGGTGAAGGAGCCTGA
- a CDS encoding DUF2264 domain-containing protein, with translation MSMHGLPREDRESSPHTGYTRAHWEAAADGLLRAAWRWATPRGALLDLPGPASASGVRSDGLEGYARTFLAAAFRVAGAGGADPSGWLERYADGLAAGTAAPGRDDAESWPVIRDIHAKGQPMVESASVALGLRLTRPWLWDRLDGAVRDRTEEWLRGALRHVPAPNNWYLFPFTVAGFLESVGRGDAETARARRLGFELLEGWYRGQGWYADGDGRAFDHYNGWALHLYPVLDAHLAVRSGPSDPSGPAAPHGDRLRTHLDSLSLLFGADGAPIHFGRSLTYRFAAAAAVGLGSVTGHTPLTPGTSRRLISGSLRYFLDRGAVDDEGLLSLGWHGPHGATLQPYSGPASPYWASKAFVCLLAPATHPLWTATEETAPSEGPDRVLALAAPGLLIQTTRADGIVRLHNHGSDHVGPDESQAAADEDPLYARQAYSTRTGPTARTDAPDNHLAVVVAGLRSARRRIHPLGAGHGDGWGWAASWHRPVFPGGLPTPPGLRVESVTVVRGRHELRVHRVHGAPYGARVEQTGWATGPGEPLRSELHPLYGWDVGDEAGAPAGTAFTRWARVPRLTAGAGAGGNGLYVALAALTGRPDQVPDPVAVAAAVVTEVGADDGSLEVRWAQDGSLTRVTFDPLRVERLPPRE, from the coding sequence ATGAGCATGCACGGACTGCCCCGCGAAGACCGCGAGTCGAGCCCGCACACCGGCTACACCCGCGCGCACTGGGAGGCAGCCGCCGACGGGCTGTTGCGTGCGGCGTGGCGGTGGGCCACGCCGCGCGGAGCCCTGCTCGACCTGCCGGGACCGGCTTCTGCCTCCGGGGTGCGCTCGGACGGGCTCGAGGGGTACGCCCGTACCTTCCTCGCCGCGGCGTTCCGGGTGGCCGGCGCCGGGGGAGCGGACCCGTCCGGCTGGCTGGAGAGGTACGCCGACGGGCTGGCGGCGGGGACCGCGGCACCCGGCCGTGACGATGCGGAGTCCTGGCCGGTCATCCGAGACATCCACGCGAAGGGCCAGCCGATGGTCGAGTCGGCCTCGGTGGCCCTCGGGCTCCGGCTGACCAGGCCGTGGCTGTGGGACCGCCTCGACGGCGCGGTGCGGGACCGGACCGAGGAGTGGCTGCGGGGCGCACTGCGCCACGTGCCCGCACCCAACAACTGGTACCTCTTCCCCTTCACCGTGGCCGGCTTCCTGGAGTCGGTGGGGCGCGGCGACGCGGAGACGGCCCGGGCCCGCAGGCTCGGCTTCGAGCTGCTGGAGGGCTGGTACCGGGGCCAGGGGTGGTACGCCGACGGCGACGGCCGGGCCTTCGACCACTACAACGGCTGGGCGCTGCACCTGTATCCGGTGCTCGACGCGCATCTTGCCGTCCGGTCCGGCCCGTCCGATCCGTCCGGTCCGGCGGCCCCGCACGGCGACCGGCTGCGGACGCACCTGGACAGCCTGTCGCTGCTCTTCGGGGCGGACGGGGCGCCGATCCACTTCGGGCGCTCGCTGACCTACCGCTTCGCCGCCGCGGCCGCCGTCGGCCTGGGATCCGTCACCGGCCACACCCCCCTCACCCCCGGCACCTCGCGCAGGCTGATCAGCGGATCGCTGCGGTACTTCCTCGACCGGGGCGCCGTCGACGACGAAGGCCTGCTCAGCCTCGGCTGGCACGGCCCGCACGGGGCGACCCTGCAGCCGTACTCCGGGCCGGCCTCGCCGTACTGGGCGTCCAAGGCCTTCGTCTGCCTGCTCGCCCCGGCGACGCACCCCCTGTGGACGGCGACGGAGGAGACCGCCCCCAGCGAGGGCCCCGACCGGGTGCTCGCGCTGGCGGCGCCCGGGCTGCTGATCCAGACCACCCGCGCCGACGGGATCGTACGGCTGCACAACCACGGGAGCGACCACGTCGGGCCGGACGAGTCGCAAGCGGCCGCGGACGAGGACCCGCTCTACGCCCGCCAGGCCTACTCCACCCGCACCGGCCCCACCGCGCGTACCGACGCCCCGGACAACCACCTCGCCGTGGTGGTGGCGGGCCTGCGCAGCGCCCGGCGCCGGATCCACCCGCTGGGGGCCGGGCACGGGGACGGCTGGGGCTGGGCGGCGTCCTGGCACCGTCCGGTCTTCCCGGGCGGCTTGCCCACGCCGCCGGGCCTGCGGGTGGAGAGCGTCACCGTCGTCCGGGGCCGCCACGAACTGCGCGTACACCGGGTGCACGGGGCCCCGTACGGCGCCCGCGTGGAGCAGACCGGCTGGGCCACGGGCCCCGGCGAGCCGCTGCGCTCGGAGCTCCACCCGCTGTACGGGTGGGACGTGGGGGACGAGGCCGGGGCGCCCGCCGGGACCGCCTTCACCCGGTGGGCCCGCGTGCCGCGCCTGACGGCCGGGGCCGGGGCCGGGGGAAACGGCCTGTACGTGGCGCTGGCCGCGCTCACCGGAAGGCCGGACCAGGTACCGGACCCGGTGGCCGTGGCGGCCGCGGTGGTCACCGAGGTGGGGGCGGACGACGGGTCCCTCGAAGTGCGCTGGGCGCAGGACGGATCGCTGACCCGCGTCACCTTCGACCCCCTCCGCGTGGAGCGTCTGCCCCCGCGCGAGTGA